One genomic window of Elaeis guineensis isolate ETL-2024a chromosome 2, EG11, whole genome shotgun sequence includes the following:
- the LOC105051754 gene encoding large ribosomal subunit protein eL42: MVNVPKTKKTYCKSKECRKHTLHKVTQYKKGKDSLSAQGKRRYDRKQSGYGGQTKPVFHKKAKTTKKIVLKLQCQSCKHYSQHPIKRCKHFEIGGDKKGKGTSLF, from the exons GTGAATGTTCCAAAAACAAAGAAGACTTACTGCAAGAGCAAAGAATGCAGGAAGCACACCCTTCACAAAGTAACACAGTATAAGAAGGGTAAAGATAGTCTTTCTGCTCAAGGGAAGCGTCGTTATGACAGAAAGCAGTCAGGTTATGGTGGACAGACAAAGCCTGTATTCCACAAGAAG GCAAAAACAACGAAGAAAATTGTGCTGAAGCTGCAGTGTCAGAGTTGCAAGCACTATTCCCAGCACCCAATAAAG AGATGTAAGCATTTTGAGATAGGCGGAGACAAGAAGGGGAAGGGGACATCACTCTTCTGA